TATATATATTATgaataataactaattaattgCTTATTAACGCTTAATTAAAGGTTGATTCActaattaagttttgaaattgtgGGATGCAGATCTCAACCTTCAGACTTCTGCTTTCCATGAACCTGGGTTTGTTCTCTATCATCGTCATCCTTACACATTTTGCAGTGAAGAATTCAGTTCGTGTCCAAGTTCTTGGTTGGATTTGTGTTGCTGTTTCTGTTAGTGTGTTTGCAGCACCCTTAAGCATTGTGGTGAGCATTAATTAagaaactttatttatttatttagccaTTCTTGAATCCTGAATCTTGAATCTTGATcttcttgttaatttttttttcttcctcaaTTTTCTTTTCAGGCACAAGTTATTCGAACAAGAAGTGTCGAGTTCATGCCATTCAATTTGTCATTTTTCCTTACAATAAGTGCGATTATGTGGTTTGTCTATGGCCTTTTCACCAAGGACATGTGTGTGGctgtaagttttttttttctatgatGATTGATCGAATCTAAACAAAAATTCTAAATCCACAATAAATTGAGCCTACActaaaatttttcatattttacttTTTTGAAATCCTAACTTTAACTCGTCATCTTATGCTTGATTGATCAATATAAAGATACAAGTTGGACaagatatttttttaatatgtggTTTAAATGGATTTACACTTTTCCACCTTGATAGCTATCCTTTTAGTTGTGATTCTCCCAAGTACCTAACATTAGATTGTGTAATAATTTTCATGAATTAATTTCAGTTcaatcatttaattaattgttcATTCTTTTCCTGTTGTTTCTTTAGCTCCCAAATGTCTTGGGGTTCATCTTGGGGCTACTTCAGATGCTGTTATATGCAGCCTACAGGAAAGCAAAGGAAGTGATTATGGAGGAACAGCTACCAGAAAATTTAAAGACCATTGTGATACTAAGCACTTTAGGGAATTCTGAAGTTCATCCCGTGGATATTCAACCTGAATCCATTGAAGGTGCCAAAGAAAATGAACAAAAAGAggaggataataataataataagaagaagaaggaggaggaggagaaggaTCATAATGAGAAAAGCTTGGAAACTTCAAATGATGATCTTCACCCAAATGAAAATAAAGTTTAATTCCCATGGATACGTGTTTATGTGAATGGCTTTTGTTAAAAAGCCCTCAAGCCAAAAGGTTCCCTCCAAgttctttttaatattttttgtacACTCTTTTCTTCGCTCTATGTTGTCTGCCTCCCTCACGTCACATGGATGTATAAGCATAAAAGAAAAtgttaaatttcatattttatttctttttttattgttAAAAAGAGAGGGAGAAGAATTGAAACAAATATAAAATCTTTCATCTTGTATCTATTGTGGAAAAATTCTTATCTGTATCCAATTTACAGATGTAAAAATATATTTCATTTGGGAATCTTATCAATTTTGCATGTAAAATTTCTATTCCTAAGTATTAATATATATGAATTAGGTATAGATAAAAATAGGTTGGTTCATATAGATTTTGTGTCATACACAATCCATGTAGAATTTAGAGAAATCTTATCCTAATTTAAGTAggagaaatatttctcaataggatGAAATATTATTACCTATATGAAGTATAACTCTTTTTTTAGTATTATTCCTAAATTAAGTTGTATTCCTATTTAGTTAGATTAGGATTAAGGAGATTATTACTATAAATATAAATAGGAGTATTTGTAGAAATGTTATTTGGCCTACATCACATGGAGTGGGGTTATCACCCATTGCAGAGTGAAAAGAGTAGATTTTGTTTAGGGAGGGATAGGTTTTTGTCTATTAAGGAAAGTGTCTCTTGCCTTTGGTGGGAGGGAAAGATACTTTGGCTTAAAGTGTAAAAAGGGTATAAAATTCATGTTCATTGATGAACGGGCTATTGCCCACATAGTTAAAGACATTATTTGGAATGTGTGATGTAggtaaaatagtaaatatattgaattatatattgaAAAGAGCAAAAAATGATTACTAAAATATTTGCTACGAGCAGTTTGATATAAAAATTCTCTTTGATGTAATTAAGTTGATGGATAAACAATTTTAAActtgtaattaattatttattattaatagtgAAGGATGACATACTTGTTGATATAGTCTATGTTAAGAGATAAACTATGTAAATttgttattttactttatttgctTTATTTTTCATAGCTTGCACACTTTATTTCTTCTTATATTGCATATAATTTGTAACATCCTCCTTGAAGCAACTCCgtacgtacattctattgttccggtaaccagtgtcggtccggacagttaaaacgtccggaaaaatatttaaactaaattaaggaaccataattaactcaaatattaataagaaaaatttagaaaaaaatttagaaataaaatacaaccaagttaaatgagccgatgccctagcaatgggtaacctagtgggaagttacgattctcgcaactaggagctctagacccgggggaaaaatcataaaataatttttgagactctagagaagggtcattgaggtttctatggcattagaatgccaaggaaatgcttagaaaaatttttcaatcagtacagacaattttggctcaataagccaaacggagggcattttggtcatttcgtcttcagagatgatttttggccgacttgtccaattaagtaaataattattatgacataaaatatgaataaatattgctacaaattaaattgaaattaagtagaaaagaaaaaaaatgaattaaataagaaattatgacattacatgatgtcattagtgtgcctctactcaatcacatggtgacacatggctataactcacttaaaatgagttaaatgggcaaaaatgaaagaaaaaaaaattagttttccTTTTAATTTCTTCATCCATCCGTAGCTCTCCTAACccttaccaccattaaagcttatccaagctgtataacccacccaaatctcacttgaaaccctaagtccacttcaataaaatttatctctacatcttgagcaagtgtttggctgccaagaaagccaaagaaagtgaaggaattttgagtgggaaaattctgctcaaaaggttagtgtccaatctcctccttttcttgcttaattcatgtttaaggccatgagtcaagtggaaattgtcataaaaatataatataatttatgtgtatttatctatacaatttttgcagcttagggatgttaagggtttcgtcaatttccttgaaacaaaatggtatatgagctgccttgacatgagatgagtgtttaaacatttaagtgcaagtgaaatgtaTGTATGGAACTagaaaacttggagacttgaacaaaattagttttgctcatataatggtatatgaaaattgtaatggtcaattagggaccatttgactatatgtgaggaggaattgaagtgatttaggataatggaattgaggttagtatggctacccttggtgacctacaggactgggcatgagtctagtagctttaggcagcaataactagagttgtagaggttcaattggtgcaagaccaattggacatgaaactagacacataatggcacaactttggtgaagaaaccctgcccagaaaaccaaaccaagttagcttaaaaattgccctaatccgagtgacctgcagtctgcctgggcagaatgaccaaatgaacagtatttattcatttggtcataactcagtgtagaaagg
This sequence is a window from Hevea brasiliensis isolate MT/VB/25A 57/8 chromosome 10, ASM3005281v1, whole genome shotgun sequence. Protein-coding genes within it:
- the LOC110639091 gene encoding bidirectional sugar transporter N3; amino-acid sequence: MAVMSAPHPLAFAFGILGNIISVMVYLAPVPTFFRICRKKSTEGFQSLPYLVALFSSMLWLHYAMLKKDALLLITINAFGCVIETIYITLYIAYASKENKISTFRLLLSMNLGLFSIIVILTHFAVKNSVRVQVLGWICVAVSVSVFAAPLSIVAQVIRTRSVEFMPFNLSFFLTISAIMWFVYGLFTKDMCVALPNVLGFILGLLQMLLYAAYRKAKEVIMEEQLPENLKTIVILSTLGNSEVHPVDIQPESIEGAKENEQKEEDNNNNKKKKEEEEKDHNEKSLETSNDDLHPNENKV